AAGCTATAATGTGCTCGCGGAGGTCCGTCTTGCCCGAGAGCAATCAGAGAGCCTTCGACCTTCTGCATGCCTCGATCCAACGAAAGCTGTACGACATGAAGTGGACCGAGCTTCGGCCAATTCAGGTCGATGCCATTCGAGAGATAATCTTAGCGAGAAGTAATCGCATCGTCATTTCAGCCCAGACAGCGGGCGGCAAAACCGAGGCGGCTTTTCTGCCGATACTTTCAGAGATCGTTGACGACTGCTCTGAGGGCGTCAGGGCGCTTTATGTGGGCCCTTTGAAGGCACTCATTAACGACCAGTTTCGGAGATTAGAGGACCTGTGTCAGCGCGCCTCTATCCCTGTCTGGAGATGGCATGGAGATGTAGGCCAGTCGTCCAAGAAGTCCTTGCTCAAGAGCCCCTCGGGCGTGCTGCTCATCACCCCCGAATCACTGGAATCTATGTTCATCAATCGGCCACAACATATCGATAAATTATTCCGCAGGCTTTCTTTTATTGTTATCGACGAGATGCATTCATTCATGGGCCCAGAGAGGGGAGCACATCTCAAGAACCTCATTCACCGGCTGACCCCCAGATCAAGAGAGAAGGTCGGCATCATTGGTCTTTCTGCCACTCTAGGCGACATGAAGCACGCCTGCGACTGGGTCTGCCTCGATCAGAGCGAGAGGGCTTCCTTAATAGACGATCATACTGAAGAGAAGTCAGTCCGCTACGTGATCCATGGGTATCTTAGGCCGAAGGAAGACCGATCGAGAGATAAGGTGGCGCCACAGGGGAGGCGTGCTGAGGTTCGCGACCCTGAGGCCACAGCTGCCGATCAGCAGCTAGCTTCTGACATCTACAATGCCTTTAGGGGCAAGACAGCGCTAATCTTCGCTAACAGCAAGGTCAAACTGGAGTTCTTTGCCGACCTAGTGAGCAGAATATCTCAGCGCAAAGGGCTACCTAATCCTTTTCGGGTTCATCATGGTTCACTTGGGAAGGGCGTGCGTGAGGATGCCGAGGGTGAACTGCGATCTGATCGCCCCACTTCGGTCTTCTGCTCCAGCACACTCGAGATGGGTATTGATGTCGGGAACGTGTCCATTATTGGCCAAATCGGTCCTCCCTGGTCAGTGAGTTCGCTGATCCAGCGCTTGGGGAGAAGCGGACGTGATCCTAACCAGCCCTCCATAATGAGAATGTTCATCGATGAGTATGAGCCCGGGAAGAGCACTCCAATAGTCAGGCGCCTTTACCCCGGCCTTCTTCAGGCCATAGCGATGTCAGAATTGATGCTTCAGAAGTGGTGTGAGCCCCCAGATCTGGGCAGAATACACGCTTCCACTCTGATACATCAAATAATGAGCATGATCGCTGAGACTGGGGGACTGAAAGCCGACCGGCTTTTTCAGAGGCTAATCGAGAACGGCGCATTCAAGAATGTAAGCAGAGAGATGTTTATCCGGGTCTTGCGCTGCCTTGGAGATAAGGACGTGGTCGAACAGATGCCTGAGGGCGATCTAATCCTCGGAATTGAGGGGGAGCGAGTAGTTAGGAGGTTCGACTTCTACGCCGCCTTTCGGGTTGATGAAGAGATTCGTGTCATGCACAAGAACAAGTGCATTGGAAGCGTACTCCTTTATCCCGGCCTCGCAGCGGATGGCTTCCTTATCCTGGCCGGGCGCCGGTGGAAGATCCTGGAGGTTGACAGAAAGCGAAGGGAGATCCTAGTGACCCCCTCAAAGGGCGGTCGGCTTCCTTTCTTCTCTGGCAGCCACGGACCCGATGTTCATCCCGCTATCAGAAAGAAAATGCGGGAGGTCTTATTGTCGGCTGGGACGATCGCATATCTTGACCCCCAAAGCAGAGAACTCTTGGAATACGCTCGCGGCGTAGCTAAGGATTCCAAGTTGAGCGAGGCCTGCTTCTACAGGGAGGGGTCCACGATTACATGGTTTACATGGACGGGCTCACGCATAAACAGGACCCTGATGGCTCTTGGGCGTTTCTACGGCAATATGGACGTTTCGGACGAAGGCATCGCTCTGAAGTTCGACAGGACCTCAGTAGAGAAGATACGTGAAACCTATAAGGGATTTCTTGAAAGATGTCCCACGGTGGTTGAGTTGGCAGCAAGATTCCCCTCTCTCGAGCAGGAGAAGTTTGACCACCATCTCTCTGATGCTCTGCTAGCCGAGGTTTTTGCGAACAACTGTCTTGACACAGAAGCCGCGAAAAAACTGATTGAATCGCTAAACGTCCGGTGACTTTCTCACTCGCGGACGAGGCCGGAGAACCCCATGAAGGCAAGAGAGAGGATGCCGGCAGTGATGAGGCCTATCGAGACCCCTTCAAGGCCTTGGGCACGTCCATCATCTTGAGGCGCACGGGGCACTACCTGTTCATCCTATCTGGCACTATCAGGATGGTCCCCGAGCAGCTCTTGCCCGATTACGACTCCAACGACTAATATATAGGAAACTCAGGCTAGTAGTGGTGGTGGGTCTGCATGACAGGTAGTTTTTGCAGGACGAACCTCGCCTTCTTAAGCGCCTCGCCCGGGGACCTCATGAGCTCCGCCAGCCACTTGGCGACGTTGCGAGGCGAGGTGAGTTTTCTCCGGGACCTGTAGGCCTCGATCTTGCGCTTGTATTCGTTGATCTCATCAATCGTCAGGTGCTGCAAGTGCATGTTGACGTTGCCGACCTCGCGGTTGAGAGCGGTGTCAAACTCCTCATAGGCTATCTCATTCTTGAGAAGGTGGTTCTCCACGGCCCAGTCGTAAATGTCCTTGCCGGGCATCGCGGTGCAGTAATAGACGGTTAGGTCGTCGGGCTTTATTCTCCTGATGAGCTGGTAGGTCATCTCAAGGTCCTCCAGAGTCTCCATCGGTGCCCCGAGCATTACATTAGAGGTAGGCTCGATTCCGGCCTTGTGGCACCAAGAAAACGCCCGCTCAACGACAGTGATGTCCACCTCTTTGCGGTAAAACTTGAGTATCCTGGGCGAGCCGCTCTCCACGCCGAAACTGATGCACTCGCATCCGACATCTCTCATCAGTTTGAGCATCTCGTAGGTAACGCCGTCCGCTCTGGTATTGCAGTGCCAATGAAACTTGATCTTCCTTTCTTTGATCAAGTCGTGGAACTCGCTTATCCACTCGATGCCAGGCTCCGTGAACGTGTCGTCCTTGAAATAGACGCGGCGTTTCCTGCCAACGGCGTCGAGCACGTATTCCAGCTCGTCAACCACGTGTCTGGGACCCCTGCTGCGTGCCGTCCCGAACAACAACGGCAGCGAAGGCGCGCAGTAGATGCACTTAGCGTTGCAGCCACGGGTCGCTAACATCGCGACCTCGAAGCGCCAACCATCACGGCCATCAATATACTTCTCATATTCGATGATGCTCCTGTCAGGAAATGGAACCGTATCAAGGTCCTGGATGAACGGCATTCGCTCGTTCACGACCATCTTGCCATTTTCCTTGTAGGCCAGTCCTCTGGTCGCCTTGCGTTCTTTCTCATCCCCTGCTTCCAAGAAAGCCTGAAATGAAAGCTCGGCCTCGCCCTGAAAAGCGTATTGAAATCCGCTGTCAAGAACCTCGTGAGGCCAGAACGTGGCGTGAGGCCCCCCTGCAATGAACGTCGCGTCGGGGTTCACCTTCGTAATATAGTCCATGACTGTCTTGGCCTTGCCAAACAAAGGAGAGGAAACCGTCATGCCAACGAGATCAGATTCTGATACGTCTTTGTCAAGGCAGGACAAGTCGTCCCGGAACGTGAGGTCGTGGAACCTGACGTCGTAACCGTTCTGTTTGAGGAGCGCAACCAGGGTCATAATGCCGAGGGGTTCCGCAAGCCCATTGGCCTCGAACCACTTGTAGCGAGGATATATCAGCGTTACTGTTTTGAAAGCACCCACTCAACCACCTCCGACTAGATTAAGAACCGTGCAGCACACTTGAGCCTAGTTCTTCACGCCCGAGTCGCTGTCCACTCCACCCGTTTGGGTGCTGTCCCTTGTCGCGCTCCGGAGCCCGTCATACGCGAGCAGATCCTCGAACTCCTCCCGTGGGGAAGGCAAAAGCGCGATCTGGAGAACCTCGTCCATAGTTTTGACCGTAACGAACTCGACGTCTTGCTTGATCGCGTCGGGGAGCTCCGACATATCCTTCTCGTTCTCAGCTGGAATTATGACTTTTTTAATGAGTGCGCTGTGCGCAGCGATGGCCTTTTCTTTCAGGCCGCCTATTGGCAAGACGTTCCCACGCAGCGTAATCTCGCCAGTCATAGCCACATCGCATCTGACCGGCCTGCCGGAGAACGCCGAGGCCAGCGCAGTTGCGAGCGTGATGCCGGCAGATGGGCCGTCCTTGGGAATAGCGCCCTCAGGGACGTGGATATGCACATCATTGTTCTTGAACGCCTCCATGGAGATACCCAGCGATCTGGCCCTGGAATGGATGAATGTCAAGGCAGCTTTGGCCGATTCCTGCATCACATCGCCCAAATGACCCGTCAGAAGCAGATTCCCTTTGCCCTCTGTCAGCAAGACCTCCGTGCTAAGTATCTGACCGCCGAACTCGGTCCACGCAAGCCCAATGGCGCAGCCAACCTGATGCTCCTTCTCACGCTTCGTCTGCCGATATCTAGGAACACCCAA
This window of the bacterium genome carries:
- a CDS encoding radical SAM protein; the protein is MGAFKTVTLIYPRYKWFEANGLAEPLGIMTLVALLKQNGYDVRFHDLTFRDDLSCLDKDVSESDLVGMTVSSPLFGKAKTVMDYITKVNPDATFIAGGPHATFWPHEVLDSGFQYAFQGEAELSFQAFLEAGDEKERKATRGLAYKENGKMVVNERMPFIQDLDTVPFPDRSIIEYEKYIDGRDGWRFEVAMLATRGCNAKCIYCAPSLPLLFGTARSRGPRHVVDELEYVLDAVGRKRRVYFKDDTFTEPGIEWISEFHDLIKERKIKFHWHCNTRADGVTYEMLKLMRDVGCECISFGVESGSPRILKFYRKEVDITVVERAFSWCHKAGIEPTSNVMLGAPMETLEDLEMTYQLIRRIKPDDLTVYYCTAMPGKDIYDWAVENHLLKNEIAYEEFDTALNREVGNVNMHLQHLTIDEINEYKRKIEAYRSRRKLTSPRNVAKWLAELMRSPGEALKKARFVLQKLPVMQTHHHY
- a CDS encoding DEAD/DEAH box helicase, translated to MPESNQRAFDLLHASIQRKLYDMKWTELRPIQVDAIREIILARSNRIVISAQTAGGKTEAAFLPILSEIVDDCSEGVRALYVGPLKALINDQFRRLEDLCQRASIPVWRWHGDVGQSSKKSLLKSPSGVLLITPESLESMFINRPQHIDKLFRRLSFIVIDEMHSFMGPERGAHLKNLIHRLTPRSREKVGIIGLSATLGDMKHACDWVCLDQSERASLIDDHTEEKSVRYVIHGYLRPKEDRSRDKVAPQGRRAEVRDPEATAADQQLASDIYNAFRGKTALIFANSKVKLEFFADLVSRISQRKGLPNPFRVHHGSLGKGVREDAEGELRSDRPTSVFCSSTLEMGIDVGNVSIIGQIGPPWSVSSLIQRLGRSGRDPNQPSIMRMFIDEYEPGKSTPIVRRLYPGLLQAIAMSELMLQKWCEPPDLGRIHASTLIHQIMSMIAETGGLKADRLFQRLIENGAFKNVSREMFIRVLRCLGDKDVVEQMPEGDLILGIEGERVVRRFDFYAAFRVDEEIRVMHKNKCIGSVLLYPGLAADGFLILAGRRWKILEVDRKRREILVTPSKGGRLPFFSGSHGPDVHPAIRKKMREVLLSAGTIAYLDPQSRELLEYARGVAKDSKLSEACFYREGSTITWFTWTGSRINRTLMALGRFYGNMDVSDEGIALKFDRTSVEKIRETYKGFLERCPTVVELAARFPSLEQEKFDHHLSDALLAEVFANNCLDTEAAKKLIESLNVR